GCGCGGCGAGGGAAGTTCGCGGCGACGCGGGCCCGGGCCGCCGGGCGGGCTCCCCATTCGAAACCGGGGCGGCCGCGCGTACCATGGACGTTCCTCTCAACCCCAGGAGCCGACCATGCGCATCCTCTCCTTGTCCGCGACCCTGGCCCTCGCGACCTTCGCCTCCGGGGCGCGCGGGGCCGATTTCCCCCGGTTCGAGACCCAGGAGATCGACCCCCACGTGGGCGAGGTCTGCTACGCCGTGACGGTCGCCGACGTCGACGGCGACGGCAAGCCCGACGTCGTCGCGGCCTCGGAAGACGCGGTGGTCTGGTACCAGAACCCGTCGTGGACGAAGCACGACGTGATCCGGGGCCGGACGAAGCGCGACAACGTCTGCGTCCAGGCCCATGACGTCGACGGCGACGGCCGCATCGACCTGACCCTGGGGGCGGGCTGGAAGCCGTCGGACACCGGGCACGCCGGGACGCTGCAGTGGCTCGGCCGCGACGGCGGCGGCGACTGGAAGGTCCACCCCATCGAGTGCGACGAGCCCACGATCCACCGGATCCGCTGGGGCGACGTCAAGGGGACGGGCAAGGACCAACTGATCGTCCTGCCGCTCCAGGGACGCGGCACGAAGGGCCCGAACTGGGGTGCGGGGGCCGGCGTGAACGTGGTCGTCTACGACGTGCCCGGCGACCCCGCCTATCCCCACTGGCGTTCCGAGGTCGCCGACCACACGCTGCACACGATCCACAACGCCCAGGTCGTCGACCTGCTCGGCGACGGCCGCAAGCAGATCGTGCTCGCCGCGTGGGAGGGGGTCTTCGCGCTCGACCGCCGCGGCCGGGGCGGCTGGTCGCGGACGAAGATCGGCGAGGGCGACCAGGCGGGCGACCCGTTCAAGGGGGCCAGCGAGGTCAAGGTCGGCAGGCTGACCGACGGCTCTCGCTACGTCGCGACCATCGAGCCCTGGCACGGCAACCAGGTCGTCGTCTACACGCCGCCGAAGGCCCCGAAGGAGGGCGAGTCGCTCTGGACCCGCAAGGTGCTCGCGAAACCCGTCGCCTGGGGCCACGCCGTCTGGTGCGCGGACGTCGACGGCGACGGCGACGACGACCTGATCATCGGCCAGCGCGACCCCAACGCCGAGAAGGCCGAGGCCCCCCGCGGCCCCGGCGTCTTCGTCTTCGCCCCACGCCCCGGCGACGACGGGCCGACCTTCGACCGCCACGACGTCGACGACGGCGGCATGGCCTGCGAGGACGCCCTCGCCGCCGACCTGGACGGCGACGGCCGCATGGACCTGGTCGCCGGCGGCCGCGCCACCCACAACGTCCGGATCTACTGGAATCGCGCCCGCTGAGCCGGCGTGACGTTTCCGTGAAGCCCGCCCGCGGCGGTTGAAATCGCGGGCGGATCTGGGAAACTCGACCCCTCACGAGGAATCTCCGAGGCCCGTTGCGAGGCGAACGCGGATGGCCGTCCTACCGAGCTTGCTGCTGGTGCTGACGATGGCGACGACGACGCAGACCGATTCGAAAGCCGTGGAGATCGTCGCCCACCGCGGCGAGTCGGCCGACGCGCCCGAGAACACGATGGCCGCCTTCAAACTGGCCTGGAGCCGCAAGGTCGAGGCCATCGAGCTGGACGTCCACCTCTCGCGCGACGGCGTCCTCGTCGTCAGCCACGACGGCGACACGAAGCGCACCACGGGGGTCGCGAAGGAGATCAAGGAGTCCGCCTGGAGCGACCTCAAGGGCCTCGACGCCGGCCGCTGGAAGAACCCCAAGTTCGCCGGCGAGCCCCTCCCGACGCTCGACGAGGCCCTGGCCACCATCCCCGACGGGGCTCGCTGCTTCATCGAGGTCAAGACCGGCCCCGAGGCCGTCCCCGCGCTCGTCGAGGCCGTCCGCAGGTCGGGCAAGAAGCCCGCGCAGACGGCCGTCATCAGCTTCCACGCCGACACGGTCGCCGAGGCCAAGAAGCGGCTCCCCGAGCTGAAGGCGTATTACCTCGCCAGCTTCAAGCGCGACCCCAAGACCAACGTCGTCTCCCCGACCGTCGACGAACTGATCTCGAAAGCCAAAGAGCTGAACGCCGACGGCCTCGACCTCGACTTCAAGGGCCCCATCGACCGCGCCTTCGTCGACCGCGTCAAGTCGGCGGGCCTCGCGCTCTACGTCTGGACGGTCGACGACCCCGCCATCGCCCGCCGCCTGATCGAGGCCGGCGTCGACGGGATCACCACCAACAAGGCCGAGTGGCTCAAGGGGCAATTGCGCCGCGATTGAGCCCCGGACGAACGCGTGCGTCGCGGACGTCGAGACGAGGGAACTCATCCTCGCGGGGACCGGCCGGGATGCTCCCCGAGGCTCACGCGATCGGCGGGCCGACGACGTATCGGGAGACGCCCTCATGGAGAAAAGCGACGAGGCGGCGACGCCCGCCGGGTTCAAGCACCAGCAGATCGCCGCGTCCGGCGTCATGCTGCACGCGGTCGAGACGGGCGCGGGGCCGCTCATGGTGCTGGTGTCGGGCTGGCCGCAGACCTGGTACTCGTGGCGCAAGGTGATGCCACGACTGGCGGAGCGGTTTCACGTCGTCGCCGTGGACCTGCCGGGGCTCGGCGAGAGCGACCCCGCGAAGGGCGGCCACGACACCGGTTCGATCGCCTTGCACCTCGATCCGATCCTCGACGCCTTCGACGCGAGCGACTGCCGGCTCGTCACGCACGACGTCGGCGCCTGGGTCGGCTACGCCTACGCGGCGCGGCGGCCCGAGCGGGTCCGCAACCTCACCCTGATCGACGGAGCGATCCCCGGGCTCGCGTCCCAGGACTCCTACCGGTTCACGCCCGAGACGGCGGCGAAGACCTGGCACTTCGCCTTCAACTACGTCCTCGAGCTTCCCGAGATGCTGATCGCGGGCCGCGAACGGGCCTTCCTCGCCTGGCTCTTCCGCACGAAATCCGTCGACTGGGCCGCGGCCTTCGACGAGGAGGCGATCGAGATCTACGCCCGGGCCTACGCCGCCCCGGGCCGATGGAGCGCCGGGCTGGCGTATTATCGGTCGATCTTCGACTCGATCGCGCAGAACCGGGCGACCGCGGCCGTCCCGCTGGCGATGCCCGTGCTGGCGATCGGGGCCGAGGCGTGCATGGGCGCGGCGATGGGCCGCTCCCTCGGCGAGGCAGCGACCGACGTCCAGGGCGTCGTCATCGATCGGTGCGGCCACTACGTCGCCGAGGAGAGGCCCGACGCCCTGCTGGACGTCCTGCTGCCGTTCTGCCTGGCTTGACTACGCGCGTCCCCCGACGCAGCACGCGCCGGAGGGCATCGACTTCCAGGTCGATCGGATCGTCGAACTTGACATCCGGTACCATATTCTCTCGAAGGGTCCGCGCCCGTCGGCCCCCAGCATCGCCTTCGAGACACGTCGAAGCGGCTCCCGAAATTGATGCGGTTTTCGACCAACGAACCCAATACTCGGGAGTCGAAGATTGCGATTAAGTTGTTCAACCGATTCCACTTGCATCACTTCATTGCGTTCGGGCGTCGATGCGCACGAACCCAAGGAAACCCGATCCCGGGGCCGAAGCCGCCGGGATCGGCCGGGTGGTCGGCTCAGTGCTTGTGGTGGAAGCCGCGGCGGCGCTGGGCGCTGTAGCGCTGGAGGGAGTCTTCGATGACGTGGCGGGTGGTGTCGGAGTTCTGGATCTCGTCGACCTCGACGGTCTTGCCTTCCAGATACTTGTAGTCCTGGAAGAACCGCCGCAGCATCATCAGGCGGTGGGGGGGGAGTTCCGTCGCCTCGCGGAAGCTGTTGAACTCGGGGTCGCCGACGGCGACGGCCAGGATTTTATGATCCTTCTTGCCGGCGTCGACCATGGTCATCAGGCCGATCGCCCGCGCCGTGACGAGGGTCATGGGGGCGACGGCCTCCTGGCAGAGGACCAGGACGTCGAGCGGGTCGTCGTCCTCGGCGTAGGTCTGGGGGATGAAGCCGTAGTTGGCCGGGTAGTAGACCGCCGAGTAGAGCACGCGGTCGAGCCGCAGCAGGCCGGTCTGCTTGTCCAGCTCGTACTTGACGCTCGACCCCATGGGGATCTCGATCAGGGCGTTGAACTCCAGCGGCAGGTGCTCGCCGGGTGTGACGTCGTGCCAGGGATGCAGCATGGGACGGGTCCGAATCCGGGGGTGGAAGGGCGCGAGGCGCCCGAAGGGGCGGGGAATCCCGCGGCGTCGGCGATCGCCGCGGGGGGGTCGTCAGTGCGAGTGGCGTTCGTCGAGGGCCTCGGCCTGGTGCCGGGGGGCGAAGGCGTCGTCCTCGGGGAGGTAGCCGAGGACCTCGGCGGCGTCGGTGAGGTCCCAGAGCGCCCCCTGGTTGCGCGAGACGCCGTTGACGACCAGGAAGAGCCGGTCCTCGATCTCGGCCTCGACGGCGGCGTCGAAGAGGCGGACGAGGTCGCCGTTGGAGAGCCAGAGCTTGCGGTCCCAGTCGTCCTTGAGCGACTCGGGCCGGTTCGCGCCGGGCTGGACGGTACCGAGGCGGACGGCGACGAAGGTCACGTCGAAGGCGTGCGCCAGGCTGCGGCCGAAGCGCTCGGCGGCGAGCTTGATCGCGCCGTACACGCCCGCGGGGTTGGGCGGCAGGTCGGTGGAGATCAGCTCGGGCGGACGCTGGCGGAGGCCCGACATGACCTGGTTCGAGCTGGCGAAGACGATCCGCTCGACGGCCGCCAGCGCCGAGGCGTTCAGCACGTTGGCGAGCACGTCCAGGTCGGGGCGGACCAGGTCGGCCAGGGTCGCGTCCTCGTCGGGCTCGGCGGCCAGGTGGACGACGGTGTCGACGCCGTGGAAGTGGGTGGTCCACTCCTCGTCGAAGGCCGTGAGGTCGACCTTGAAGACGTCGCCGTCCTCCTCGCCGGGGTCGGCGTCCAGGAGGATCAGGTCGTAGACGTCCTCCCAGGCCGTGCGCAGCTTGCGGCCGACGTCGCTGCAGGCCCCGGTGATCAGCACCGTCCGGGGCTCGTCGTCGACGTCGAACTCGTCGAATTCCTCGTCGGGCTCGAACCCCTCCCCGTCCTCGACGTAGGCCTCGTCGGGGTCGAGGATCGGCAGCCCGCCGTGGAGCGGGGGCAGGAAGCGCGGGCCATCGGCCAGGGCTTCGGGTTCGTCTCCACCCGTCGGGTCTTGCGTCGGGTCGGGCTGCATGGTCCTGATCCTCTCTCGACGCGGGGGCGTCCCACCGCCTATGGGACGCGTCGCCGGGCCGGGGCAAAACCCCAATCTATCACATTCCCCCGCCACCCGCACCCGCCGCGCGGGAAATGGGGATCGGGCTCGATCCGTTTCGGAGCGCCCCTGCACGCGGCGCAGGCGCGGGGGCGCAGGCAGGGGCGTGCCGACGTCGCGCGACTTGACCCTTCCGTCGATGGTGGTCAAATGGTATCCTGATCCCCCACGCGTCGCGGCCGAGAGATGCGCCCCCGGGCCTCGGGGCGTGGATCGCGAACCGGAATCCGCGCGGCTCCGGCGCAATAATCGCCGGCGGCGATCGAAGGCATGTGAGGAGGTATCCTGATCATGTCATACGGCGG
The DNA window shown above is from Paludisphaera mucosa and carries:
- a CDS encoding FG-GAP repeat domain-containing protein, with product MRILSLSATLALATFASGARGADFPRFETQEIDPHVGEVCYAVTVADVDGDGKPDVVAASEDAVVWYQNPSWTKHDVIRGRTKRDNVCVQAHDVDGDGRIDLTLGAGWKPSDTGHAGTLQWLGRDGGGDWKVHPIECDEPTIHRIRWGDVKGTGKDQLIVLPLQGRGTKGPNWGAGAGVNVVVYDVPGDPAYPHWRSEVADHTLHTIHNAQVVDLLGDGRKQIVLAAWEGVFALDRRGRGGWSRTKIGEGDQAGDPFKGASEVKVGRLTDGSRYVATIEPWHGNQVVVYTPPKAPKEGESLWTRKVLAKPVAWGHAVWCADVDGDGDDDLIIGQRDPNAEKAEAPRGPGVFVFAPRPGDDGPTFDRHDVDDGGMACEDALAADLDGDGRMDLVAGGRATHNVRIYWNRAR
- a CDS encoding glycerophosphodiester phosphodiesterase, with amino-acid sequence MAVLPSLLLVLTMATTTQTDSKAVEIVAHRGESADAPENTMAAFKLAWSRKVEAIELDVHLSRDGVLVVSHDGDTKRTTGVAKEIKESAWSDLKGLDAGRWKNPKFAGEPLPTLDEALATIPDGARCFIEVKTGPEAVPALVEAVRRSGKKPAQTAVISFHADTVAEAKKRLPELKAYYLASFKRDPKTNVVSPTVDELISKAKELNADGLDLDFKGPIDRAFVDRVKSAGLALYVWTVDDPAIARRLIEAGVDGITTNKAEWLKGQLRRD
- a CDS encoding alpha/beta fold hydrolase, whose translation is MEKSDEAATPAGFKHQQIAASGVMLHAVETGAGPLMVLVSGWPQTWYSWRKVMPRLAERFHVVAVDLPGLGESDPAKGGHDTGSIALHLDPILDAFDASDCRLVTHDVGAWVGYAYAARRPERVRNLTLIDGAIPGLASQDSYRFTPETAAKTWHFAFNYVLELPEMLIAGRERAFLAWLFRTKSVDWAAAFDEEAIEIYARAYAAPGRWSAGLAYYRSIFDSIAQNRATAAVPLAMPVLAIGAEACMGAAMGRSLGEAATDVQGVVIDRCGHYVAEERPDALLDVLLPFCLA
- a CDS encoding inorganic diphosphatase, which gives rise to MLHPWHDVTPGEHLPLEFNALIEIPMGSSVKYELDKQTGLLRLDRVLYSAVYYPANYGFIPQTYAEDDDPLDVLVLCQEAVAPMTLVTARAIGLMTMVDAGKKDHKILAVAVGDPEFNSFREATELPPHRLMMLRRFFQDYKYLEGKTVEVDEIQNSDTTRHVIEDSLQRYSAQRRRGFHHKH
- a CDS encoding NAD-dependent epimerase/dehydratase family protein: MQPDPTQDPTGGDEPEALADGPRFLPPLHGGLPILDPDEAYVEDGEGFEPDEEFDEFDVDDEPRTVLITGACSDVGRKLRTAWEDVYDLILLDADPGEEDGDVFKVDLTAFDEEWTTHFHGVDTVVHLAAEPDEDATLADLVRPDLDVLANVLNASALAAVERIVFASSNQVMSGLRQRPPELISTDLPPNPAGVYGAIKLAAERFGRSLAHAFDVTFVAVRLGTVQPGANRPESLKDDWDRKLWLSNGDLVRLFDAAVEAEIEDRLFLVVNGVSRNQGALWDLTDAAEVLGYLPEDDAFAPRHQAEALDERHSH